A region from the Altererythrobacter sp. H2 genome encodes:
- a CDS encoding phosphoenolpyruvate carboxykinase, giving the protein MSTPLSTSLAAQGFETRAIIHPNFGTAELVEHALKKGEGQLTKHGALLVDTGKFTGRSVKDKYIVRDATTEETINWGPINQPMGQEHWNALKADFLAAVKDQGELYVADLFGGSQPEYRVNVRVINEMAWHNLFIRTLLVRPTAEELAVFTPEYTIINLPSFKADPERHGCRSDTVIVVNFTEKLILIGNTEYSGEMKKGVFGLLNYLLPAQGVMPMHCSANIGADGKSAIFFGLSGTGKTTLSADASRTLIGDDEHGWSDQAVFNFEGGCYAKMINLSAEGEPEIYATTRMFGTILENVTIDPATRELDFTDGSKTENTRGAYPIEYIPNTSEKNLGPAPANVIMLTADAFGVLPPIARLTPDQAMYYFLSGYTAKVAGTEIGVTEPEATFSTCFGAAFMPRHPSVYGNLLKERIAKGSVQCWLFNTGWTGGKYGVGQRMPIKATRGLLNAVLDGKIDDVEFRKDPNFGFEVPVHVPALAEAGIDQTLLDPRATWADKDEYDRMAQKLVQLFIDNFTQFEGHVDEGVRQAAPQAA; this is encoded by the coding sequence ATGAGCACCCCCCTGTCCACCTCGCTCGCCGCCCAGGGTTTTGAGACCCGGGCCATTATCCACCCCAATTTCGGCACCGCAGAGCTGGTCGAGCACGCGCTGAAAAAGGGTGAGGGACAACTGACCAAGCACGGCGCGCTGCTGGTCGACACGGGCAAGTTTACCGGCCGCAGCGTAAAGGACAAGTACATCGTCCGCGATGCGACGACGGAGGAAACCATCAACTGGGGCCCGATCAACCAGCCGATGGGGCAGGAGCACTGGAATGCTCTCAAGGCCGATTTCCTCGCGGCGGTGAAGGATCAGGGCGAACTCTACGTGGCCGACTTGTTTGGCGGCAGCCAGCCGGAATACCGGGTCAACGTGCGCGTCATCAATGAAATGGCCTGGCACAACCTGTTCATCCGCACCCTGCTGGTGCGCCCCACGGCGGAAGAACTGGCGGTCTTCACACCCGAATACACCATCATCAACCTGCCCAGCTTCAAGGCCGACCCGGAACGTCACGGCTGCCGCAGCGACACGGTGATTGTCGTCAATTTCACCGAGAAGCTGATTCTGATCGGGAATACCGAATATTCGGGCGAGATGAAGAAGGGCGTGTTCGGCCTGCTCAACTACCTGCTGCCCGCGCAGGGCGTGATGCCGATGCATTGTTCGGCCAACATCGGCGCGGACGGCAAGAGCGCGATCTTCTTCGGCCTGTCGGGCACCGGCAAGACCACCCTTTCGGCTGACGCCAGCCGCACCCTGATCGGCGATGACGAACATGGCTGGTCGGACCAGGCCGTGTTCAACTTCGAAGGCGGTTGCTACGCCAAGATGATCAATCTCTCGGCCGAAGGCGAGCCGGAGATTTACGCCACCACCCGGATGTTCGGCACGATCCTGGAAAACGTGACGATCGATCCGGCCACGCGTGAACTCGATTTCACCGATGGCAGCAAGACCGAGAACACCCGCGGCGCCTATCCGATCGAGTACATTCCCAACACGTCGGAGAAGAACCTCGGCCCGGCGCCGGCCAATGTGATCATGCTGACCGCCGATGCCTTCGGCGTGCTGCCCCCGATCGCGCGGCTTACCCCCGATCAGGCGATGTATTACTTCCTCAGCGGTTACACCGCCAAGGTGGCCGGTACCGAAATCGGTGTGACGGAGCCGGAAGCGACGTTCAGCACCTGCTTTGGTGCCGCGTTCATGCCGCGTCATCCGAGCGTTTACGGCAACCTGCTCAAGGAACGGATCGCCAAGGGCAGTGTGCAGTGCTGGCTGTTCAATACCGGCTGGACCGGCGGCAAGTACGGCGTGGGGCAGCGGATGCCGATCAAGGCGACCCGCGGTCTGCTCAATGCCGTGCTCGACGGCAAGATCGACGATGTCGAGTTCCGCAAGGATCCCAACTTCGGGTTCGAAGTGCCGGTCCACGTGCCCGCGCTGGCCGAGGCCGGAATCGACCAGACCCTGCTCGACCCGCGCGCGACCTGGGCTGACAAGGATGAATACGACCGCATGGCGCAGAAGCTGGTGCAGCTGTTCATCGACAACTTCACGCAGTTCGAAGGCCATGTCGACGAAGGTGTGCGTCAGGCTGCGCCCCAGGCTGCCTGA
- a CDS encoding DUF885 domain-containing protein encodes MNAFTPPVLTRRQTLAALGATTALTLTGCKTYAGSAASSALSAPDQWLEQVGYNLLKHEPERATGLGVDTGQYAGLRAKLEDQSGAGQQAYASTLRQDLASTRAFPREGMTADQLTSFEVVESAYEVALEGFALPYGDVAVGSWRNAPYVVIQNVGSYLDYPRFLESSQPLADGADAEAWLERIRAIPQALEGERERMQATRALGVVPPDFLLDRAIKQMETTLASAGKGELYAAPYRAALAKAGQPERMADMAQMYETATIAVALERQLEELKAQRAVATSAPGMRERRHGEEWYAWALRASTTTRLSADDVHRQGLEELKSLQAEMDPILRRIGYTSGTVGERMQALGQDPRYKFAEGDPGRAEIMAFINERIDWVRAQMPRAFNTLVDPKLEVRRLPLAEEPGAPGAYGGAGSKDGTIPGRMWINLHTTELHRKYDLADLTFHETIPGHVWEGEYSNRLPLIRSILAFNAFSEGWALYAQTLADELGAYEGSEVGRLGYLQSLAFRACRMVVDTGLHAKGWSRQRAVNFFVEENGNKPQEVASEVDRYCSWPGQATGYKLGHSEILRLRGQARSTLGPAYDFKAFNDAVILGGNAPMTVLAKNVERYIAGARG; translated from the coding sequence ATGAACGCTTTCACACCCCCCGTCCTCACTCGCCGCCAGACGCTGGCGGCGCTTGGTGCCACCACCGCCCTCACCCTGACCGGCTGCAAGACATATGCCGGCAGCGCGGCGTCATCAGCCCTTTCCGCACCGGACCAGTGGCTCGAACAGGTCGGCTACAACCTCCTCAAGCACGAGCCCGAACGCGCCACTGGACTGGGCGTCGATACTGGCCAGTATGCCGGACTGCGCGCGAAGCTGGAGGACCAGAGCGGCGCCGGGCAGCAGGCCTATGCCAGCACCTTGCGGCAGGATCTCGCCTCCACCCGCGCCTTCCCGCGCGAAGGCATGACCGCTGACCAGCTGACCAGCTTCGAAGTGGTCGAAAGCGCCTACGAAGTGGCGCTCGAAGGGTTCGCCCTGCCTTACGGCGATGTTGCGGTCGGCAGCTGGCGCAACGCGCCCTATGTCGTGATCCAGAACGTCGGCAGCTATCTCGACTATCCACGCTTCCTCGAATCGAGCCAGCCGCTGGCCGACGGGGCCGATGCCGAAGCCTGGCTGGAGCGCATCCGCGCCATCCCCCAGGCGCTGGAGGGCGAGCGGGAGCGGATGCAGGCGACCCGCGCGCTCGGCGTGGTGCCGCCCGACTTCCTGCTCGACCGGGCCATCAAGCAGATGGAAACGACGCTGGCCTCGGCCGGCAAGGGCGAACTTTATGCCGCCCCCTATCGCGCCGCCCTGGCCAAGGCGGGCCAGCCGGAACGCATGGCCGATATGGCACAGATGTACGAGACCGCCACGATCGCCGTCGCGCTCGAACGGCAGCTCGAAGAGCTGAAGGCCCAGCGCGCGGTCGCGACCAGCGCCCCCGGCATGCGTGAACGGCGGCATGGCGAGGAATGGTACGCCTGGGCCCTGCGCGCCAGCACCACCACCCGCCTGTCAGCTGACGATGTCCACCGGCAGGGGCTGGAGGAGCTGAAATCGCTCCAGGCCGAGATGGACCCGATCCTGCGCCGGATCGGCTACACCAGCGGCACGGTGGGCGAGCGGATGCAGGCGCTGGGGCAGGACCCGCGCTACAAGTTTGCCGAGGGCGACCCGGGCCGGGCCGAGATCATGGCCTTCATCAACGAGCGGATCGACTGGGTGCGCGCGCAGATGCCGCGGGCCTTCAACACCCTGGTCGATCCGAAGCTGGAAGTGCGCCGCCTGCCGCTGGCCGAGGAACCGGGCGCACCGGGTGCCTATGGCGGGGCGGGCAGCAAGGACGGAACCATTCCCGGCCGGATGTGGATCAACCTCCACACCACCGAACTGCACCGCAAGTATGACCTGGCGGACCTGACCTTCCACGAGACGATCCCCGGCCACGTGTGGGAAGGAGAATACTCCAACCGGCTACCGCTGATCCGCTCGATCCTCGCCTTCAACGCCTTCAGCGAAGGCTGGGCGCTCTACGCGCAGACGCTGGCGGACGAGCTTGGCGCTTACGAGGGCAGCGAAGTCGGGCGACTGGGCTATTTGCAGAGCCTCGCCTTCCGCGCCTGCCGGATGGTGGTCGACACGGGCCTCCACGCCAAGGGCTGGAGCCGCCAGCGCGCAGTCAATTTCTTCGTCGAGGAAAACGGCAACAAGCCGCAGGAAGTGGCGAGCGAGGTGGACCGCTATTGCAGCTGGCCGGGGCAGGCGACCGGTTACAAGCTGGGCCACAGCGAGATCCTGCGCCTGCGCGGACAGGCGCGGTCAACGCTCGGCCCGGCCTATGACTTCAAGGCGTTCAACGACGCGGTCATTCTCGGCGGCAACGCGCCGATGACGGTGCTGGCAAAGAACGTGGAGCGATATATTGCGGGCGCGCGGGGATGA
- a CDS encoding energy transducer TonB: protein MAYTDSKRPADRAASVAGVIAVHAALGYALVIGLQFTGVIPPPEPRLKGETVVDPIPLPPPPKPTPDTKTPTDSKVYTPDTVITINTNDSAIDATTVLPPPGDIVVKPIPGPTIIPSPGPSITPAAEAVAAKARNNPHGWITEADYKTSWINRGYAGTAGFRLAIGASGRVEGCQITRSTGHTALDEATCSLVTRRARFEPARNGTGDKVPGSYASSVLWQIPD from the coding sequence ATGGCCTATACTGACAGCAAGAGACCCGCAGACCGCGCCGCATCGGTCGCCGGGGTGATCGCAGTCCACGCGGCGCTTGGATATGCACTGGTGATCGGGTTGCAGTTTACCGGGGTCATCCCCCCGCCTGAGCCGCGCCTGAAGGGCGAAACGGTGGTCGATCCGATTCCGCTCCCGCCGCCGCCCAAGCCGACACCCGATACCAAGACACCGACCGACAGCAAGGTCTACACACCCGACACGGTCATCACGATCAACACCAACGACAGCGCAATCGACGCAACCACCGTGCTGCCCCCGCCGGGCGACATCGTGGTCAAGCCGATACCCGGACCAACAATCATCCCCTCGCCCGGTCCGTCGATCACGCCGGCGGCCGAAGCGGTGGCGGCGAAGGCGCGCAACAACCCGCACGGCTGGATCACCGAGGCGGATTACAAGACCAGCTGGATCAACCGCGGCTATGCCGGGACTGCCGGGTTCAGGCTTGCCATCGGCGCCAGTGGCCGGGTGGAAGGCTGCCAGATCACCCGTTCGACCGGCCACACTGCGCTCGACGAGGCCACCTGTTCGCTGGTGACCAGGCGCGCCCGGTTCGAACCGGCGCGCAACGGAACGGGAGACAAGGTGCCGGGCAGCTATGCCAGCTCAGTGCTGTGGCAGATCCCGGATTAG
- a CDS encoding cysteine desulfurase family protein, with the protein MIYLDYQATTPLAPEAREAMVRWLGGPDSDHFGNPHSPHRMGRMAAAAVEVAREQVAGLFPPGGRVIFTSGATEAINLAIGGGRYGPVACSTIEHAAVRDSIRWFGDGHDLPVGPDGLIDHDVPIAADTRLVAVMQVNNEIGTIQPVEAIARRTRAHGAWLLCDAVQGAGKLLPPASADLIAVSAHKLHGPKGIGALWVRDGIELSPITHGGGQEQGLRSGTLSPALCAGFGAAAQIAFERRAEDTAHVEALWARARELFAGWTLNGSAEHRWHGNLNIRRDGLDVARLMSDCRNVMFSAGSACASGSGRPSHVLKAIGLTDRQAKSSIRLGFGRYTTIDQIEQAGAQINAAAREQGV; encoded by the coding sequence ATGATCTACCTCGATTACCAGGCCACCACCCCGCTTGCGCCTGAAGCGCGCGAGGCGATGGTGCGCTGGCTGGGCGGGCCGGACAGCGATCACTTCGGCAATCCGCACTCGCCTCACCGCATGGGGCGGATGGCGGCGGCAGCGGTCGAGGTGGCGCGCGAGCAGGTCGCAGGCCTGTTCCCGCCGGGCGGGCGGGTGATCTTCACCTCAGGTGCGACTGAGGCGATCAACCTCGCCATTGGTGGCGGCCGCTATGGCCCGGTCGCCTGCTCGACCATCGAGCATGCCGCCGTGCGCGACAGCATACGCTGGTTTGGCGATGGGCACGATCTTCCGGTCGGCCCAGATGGACTGATCGACCATGACGTGCCGATCGCCGCTGACACCCGATTGGTTGCGGTCATGCAGGTCAACAACGAGATCGGGACGATCCAGCCAGTCGAGGCAATCGCTAGGCGTACCCGCGCCCACGGGGCCTGGCTGCTGTGCGATGCGGTGCAGGGCGCGGGCAAGTTGCTGCCGCCTGCGAGCGCGGACCTGATCGCGGTCAGTGCGCACAAGCTCCACGGGCCCAAGGGGATCGGCGCGCTGTGGGTGCGGGACGGGATTGAGCTGTCGCCCATTACCCATGGCGGCGGGCAGGAACAGGGCCTGCGTTCCGGCACGCTCAGCCCCGCACTGTGCGCGGGGTTCGGCGCGGCGGCACAGATCGCGTTTGAGCGAAGGGCAGAGGACACCGCCCATGTCGAGGCACTCTGGGCCCGCGCGCGCGAGCTGTTCGCGGGCTGGACGCTCAATGGCAGCGCCGAGCACCGCTGGCACGGCAACCTCAATATCCGCAGAGACGGGCTGGATGTCGCCCGGCTGATGTCTGACTGCCGCAACGTGATGTTCAGCGCCGGGAGTGCCTGCGCCAGCGGGTCCGGGCGGCCGAGCCATGTCCTCAAGGCCATCGGGCTGACGGACCGGCAGGCAAAAAGCTCGATCCGGCTCGGCTTCGGGCGCTATACCACC
- a CDS encoding cysteine desulfurase family protein, with product MEEGFRIWANPSSPHAEGRRAKAALEDARERVKAALGWKGEVIFTSGASEALWIALNRAKAKRRIVSAVEHDAVFRAAPDAEVFSDDMTFDAGSILAVQHVNSETGVINPVGDMAEAVRPAGALVLSDCAQSAGKLALPEADLLVVSAHKFGGPVGIGALLVRDFALLEPTGGHERGYRQGTENMPAALGMAAALEAGPWATTAEQRAGFAGQIAGHLLRFGNQTDHIFAVVHPSMSAQALLIRLDAMGFAVSAGSACSSGTLKKSRVLDAFGVPDDVASRTIRVSLGWSTTPQDLEQFVEAWDRLT from the coding sequence ATGGAGGAGGGGTTCCGTATCTGGGCCAACCCGAGCAGCCCGCACGCCGAGGGGCGCCGGGCCAAGGCCGCGCTGGAGGATGCGCGTGAGAGGGTGAAGGCGGCGCTGGGTTGGAAAGGCGAGGTGATCTTCACCAGCGGCGCGAGCGAGGCGCTGTGGATCGCGCTCAACCGCGCCAAGGCAAAGCGCCGCATTGTCAGCGCAGTGGAGCATGATGCGGTGTTCCGGGCAGCGCCGGACGCGGAGGTTTTCTCTGACGACATGACGTTCGACGCCGGTTCGATCCTGGCTGTGCAGCACGTCAACTCCGAGACGGGCGTAATCAACCCGGTTGGCGACATGGCCGAGGCCGTCAGGCCGGCCGGTGCGCTGGTTCTGTCCGACTGCGCGCAATCTGCCGGCAAGCTTGCGCTGCCCGAGGCCGACCTGCTGGTCGTCTCGGCCCACAAGTTTGGCGGTCCGGTGGGTATTGGCGCCCTGCTGGTGCGCGATTTCGCCTTGCTCGAGCCGACGGGCGGGCACGAGCGGGGCTATCGCCAGGGAACCGAGAACATGCCCGCCGCGCTGGGCATGGCGGCTGCGCTCGAGGCGGGGCCGTGGGCAACCACCGCCGAGCAGCGCGCCGGGTTTGCCGGGCAGATCGCCGGACACCTCCTCCGGTTCGGCAACCAGACGGACCATATTTTCGCGGTAGTGCATCCTTCCATGAGCGCGCAGGCGCTGCTGATCCGGCTCGATGCGATGGGTTTTGCCGTATCGGCGGGCAGTGCCTGTTCCTCCGGCACGCTGAAGAAAAGCCGGGTGCTCGATGCTTTCGGGGTGCCCGATGATGTGGCATCGCGCACGATCCGGGTGAGCCTGGGGTGGTCCACCACGCCTCAGGATTTGGAGCAGTTTGTGGAGGCGTGGGACAGGTTGACATGA
- a CDS encoding alpha/beta hydrolase, with product MPSVIFPGPEGRLEGRYNPPSRARAPVAMILHPHPQGGGTMNDRITQRLYKTFSDRGFATLRFNFRGVGRSQGSFDNGVGELSDAASALDWVQSIHPEAQTTWVAGVSFGALIGMQLLMRRPEIRGFISVAAPANMYDFSFLAPCPASGIFIQGAADTVVQPNAVQKLVDKLRTQKHITIHHEEIPRANHFFENEIEELMGSVDNYLNFRLDPSCPIK from the coding sequence ATGCCCTCCGTTATCTTTCCCGGCCCCGAAGGCCGCCTAGAAGGCCGTTACAACCCGCCCAGCCGCGCGCGTGCGCCGGTGGCGATGATCCTGCACCCGCACCCGCAGGGCGGCGGCACCATGAATGACCGGATCACGCAGCGGCTGTACAAGACCTTTTCCGACCGCGGCTTTGCCACCCTGCGGTTCAATTTCCGCGGTGTCGGGCGCAGCCAGGGCAGCTTCGACAACGGCGTGGGCGAACTGAGCGACGCTGCCAGCGCGCTCGACTGGGTCCAGTCGATCCATCCCGAGGCGCAGACCACCTGGGTTGCGGGCGTCAGCTTCGGCGCGCTGATCGGGATGCAACTGCTGATGCGCCGCCCGGAAATCCGCGGCTTCATCTCGGTTGCGGCGCCCGCCAACATGTACGACTTCAGCTTCCTTGCCCCTTGCCCCGCCAGCGGCATCTTCATCCAGGGCGCGGCTGACACGGTGGTGCAGCCCAACGCGGTGCAGAAGCTGGTCGACAAACTGCGCACGCAAAAGCACATCACCATCCATCACGAGGAAATCCCCCGCGCCAACCACTTCTTCGAGAACGAAATCGAAGAGCTGATGGGTTCGGTGGACAACTACCTCAACTTCCGGCTCGATCCGTCCTGCCCGATCAAGTGA
- a CDS encoding amidohydrolase family protein, which produces MIRSAASVASVLAILIAAPAALAQDAPPSPNPVEEKEVKASAPDPVAQPAEGSGEAASVAAVPAAPAKAEDAKWDVSAPGDGVVRQVPIRTDEGTWMDVDLSPDGNTLAFSLLGDIYTMPVTGGTPTRVADGLAWEVHPRFSPDGRRIAFTSDRGGGDNIWVMNADGSDKRQVTKESFRLINQPSWNPDGQTLAAKKHFTTQRSLGTGEVWLYHVSGGAGVQLVKRASGALQKELGEPTFAPDGSAVYYTRNVSSGPIFEYAQDSQQSVFEIERYDLKTGEVTTAVSGFGGAVRPNPSPDGKLLSFVRRDKDQSQLWVKDLASGAERMIYGALDLDMQETWAVTGVYPNMDWTPDSRTIVFWAGGKLRRVNADGSGAAVIPFRIDDTRGVIDGPHPVIAVAPDVIETRVPKFAALSPDGRRVVFETLGKLWVKDAAGGAPRRLTGEGEALELWPAWSRDGRSLAWVRWTDAGLGQIVVADAQGRNPRVVTPQPGHYAVPQFSPDGRTLAFEKRSGGYLTSPEQSENTGIYRVAVNGGTPMLVARGNSDPQFAADNDRLFMLGRSDGKLQLLSSDMNGEARRVHAEGELANDFRVAPDGRHLAFRQNYEVFAMPLLPGGQAVGVDETSSAMPVVRASKGGADYIGWADGGRTLHWSIGPELRTASVSQLFRAAPRGEDETSGFTPPESGISLSVRQRAARPGETVVLTGARVLTMAGDGAGVIENGLIVIEGDRIAGVHDATTVRLKLDPGTKVIDMSGKTIMPGLVDAHAHGPQGVGDLVPQQNWAAMQNLAMGVTTIHDPSSQASAIFAAAERQRAGTLLAPRIFSTGEIIYGAKSPGVYARIDSYEDALAHVRRIKAQGGISVKNYNQPRREQRQQVVAAARAENMLVVAEGGSLFGMDMNLVADGNSTIEHNVPVDVMYEDVLQFFGQSKTNYTPTLVVTYGGLAGDPYWRQAQDVFAHPLLVHTPPRQLLAETGRRTKAPDWAFVDDNAAREAKKLADRGVKVSIGAHGQQAGIAAHWELWSFVRGGMTPVEALRAGTIESARSLGMDRDVGSIEPGKLADLVVLSADPSADIANSDDIERVMIGGRLYDARTLNEVETGTATRQPYWWE; this is translated from the coding sequence ATGATCCGCAGCGCCGCCTCGGTCGCATCCGTCCTTGCCATCCTGATTGCCGCGCCTGCCGCGCTGGCCCAGGATGCACCGCCTTCGCCCAATCCGGTCGAGGAAAAGGAAGTCAAAGCCTCGGCCCCGGATCCGGTCGCCCAGCCGGCGGAAGGGTCTGGAGAAGCGGCCTCGGTTGCAGCGGTTCCTGCCGCTCCGGCAAAGGCGGAAGATGCCAAGTGGGATGTCTCTGCGCCCGGCGACGGGGTGGTGCGCCAGGTGCCGATCCGCACCGATGAAGGCACCTGGATGGATGTTGATCTTTCGCCCGATGGCAACACGCTGGCCTTCAGCCTGCTGGGGGATATCTACACCATGCCGGTCACTGGCGGCACGCCGACCCGCGTGGCCGATGGCCTGGCGTGGGAAGTGCACCCGCGTTTCTCCCCCGATGGCCGCCGCATCGCCTTCACCTCTGACCGGGGCGGTGGCGACAACATCTGGGTCATGAATGCCGACGGCAGCGACAAGCGGCAGGTGACGAAGGAAAGCTTCCGCCTGATCAACCAGCCGAGCTGGAACCCCGACGGCCAGACACTGGCCGCCAAGAAGCACTTCACCACCCAGCGTTCGCTTGGCACGGGCGAGGTCTGGCTCTACCACGTCTCCGGCGGGGCAGGCGTCCAGCTGGTCAAGCGGGCGAGCGGGGCGCTGCAGAAAGAACTGGGCGAGCCCACCTTCGCCCCCGATGGCAGCGCGGTCTATTACACCCGCAACGTCAGTTCCGGGCCGATCTTCGAATATGCGCAGGACAGCCAGCAAAGCGTGTTCGAGATCGAACGCTATGACCTGAAGACCGGCGAGGTGACCACCGCCGTGTCCGGCTTCGGCGGCGCGGTGCGGCCCAATCCCTCGCCCGATGGGAAGCTGCTCAGCTTCGTGCGGCGCGACAAGGACCAGTCGCAGCTGTGGGTCAAGGACCTCGCCAGCGGGGCAGAGCGGATGATCTACGGCGCGCTCGACCTCGACATGCAGGAAACCTGGGCCGTCACCGGGGTCTATCCCAACATGGACTGGACGCCCGACAGCCGGACGATCGTGTTCTGGGCCGGGGGCAAGCTGCGCCGGGTCAACGCGGACGGCAGCGGCGCGGCGGTGATCCCGTTCCGGATCGACGACACCCGCGGGGTGATTGACGGGCCGCACCCGGTGATTGCGGTCGCGCCCGATGTGATTGAAACCAGGGTGCCCAAGTTCGCCGCCCTTTCGCCCGATGGCCGCCGGGTGGTGTTCGAAACGCTCGGCAAGTTGTGGGTCAAGGATGCCGCCGGGGGCGCGCCGCGCCGGCTGACCGGTGAAGGTGAGGCGCTGGAACTTTGGCCCGCCTGGTCGCGCGACGGGCGCAGCCTGGCCTGGGTCCGTTGGACCGACGCCGGTCTCGGGCAGATCGTGGTGGCAGATGCGCAGGGTCGCAATCCGCGCGTGGTGACGCCGCAGCCGGGCCATTACGCGGTGCCGCAGTTCTCGCCGGACGGGCGCACACTGGCCTTTGAGAAGCGCTCCGGCGGATATCTGACGTCGCCCGAGCAGTCCGAGAACACCGGTATCTACCGCGTTGCGGTGAACGGCGGCACCCCGATGCTGGTTGCGCGCGGCAACTCCGATCCGCAGTTCGCGGCCGACAATGACCGGCTGTTCATGCTCGGACGGTCGGATGGCAAGCTGCAGCTGCTCTCCAGCGACATGAACGGCGAAGCGCGCCGGGTCCATGCCGAGGGCGAACTGGCCAACGACTTCCGCGTCGCGCCTGACGGGCGGCACCTGGCTTTCCGCCAGAACTATGAAGTGTTTGCCATGCCGCTGCTGCCGGGCGGGCAGGCGGTCGGGGTTGATGAAACGTCCAGCGCCATGCCGGTGGTCCGCGCCAGCAAGGGCGGGGCGGACTACATTGGCTGGGCCGATGGCGGGCGCACCCTGCACTGGTCGATCGGGCCAGAGCTGCGCACAGCATCGGTCAGCCAGCTGTTCCGCGCTGCGCCCAGGGGTGAGGACGAAACGTCCGGTTTCACCCCGCCCGAATCGGGTATCTCGCTCTCTGTCAGGCAGCGGGCTGCGAGGCCGGGCGAAACCGTGGTGCTCACCGGCGCGCGGGTCCTCACCATGGCCGGCGACGGGGCAGGGGTGATCGAGAACGGCCTGATCGTGATCGAGGGCGACCGGATTGCCGGTGTCCACGATGCAACGACTGTCCGACTGAAACTGGACCCCGGAACCAAGGTCATCGACATGAGCGGCAAGACGATCATGCCCGGTCTGGTCGATGCCCATGCCCATGGGCCGCAGGGCGTGGGTGATCTGGTGCCGCAGCAGAACTGGGCGGCGATGCAGAACCTCGCCATGGGCGTGACGACGATCCACGATCCATCCTCGCAGGCCAGCGCGATCTTTGCCGCCGCTGAGCGGCAGCGGGCCGGGACCCTGCTTGCCCCGCGCATCTTCTCGACCGGGGAAATCATCTACGGGGCCAAGTCGCCCGGGGTCTATGCCCGGATCGACAGTTACGAGGATGCTCTGGCCCACGTTCGCCGGATCAAGGCGCAGGGCGGCATTTCGGTCAAGAACTACAACCAGCCGCGGCGCGAGCAGCGCCAGCAGGTGGTGGCGGCTGCGCGAGCGGAAAACATGCTGGTGGTGGCCGAAGGCGGCTCGCTGTTCGGGATGGACATGAACCTCGTCGCCGACGGCAATTCGACGATCGAGCACAACGTGCCGGTCGACGTGATGTACGAGGACGTGCTCCAGTTCTTCGGCCAGTCGAAAACCAACTACACCCCCACCCTGGTGGTGACCTATGGCGGCCTCGCCGGCGATCCCTACTGGCGGCAGGCACAGGACGTGTTCGCCCATCCGCTGCTGGTCCACACCCCGCCGCGCCAGCTGCTGGCGGAAACCGGGCGACGGACCAAGGCGCCGGACTGGGCCTTCGTTGATGACAACGCCGCGCGCGAGGCGAAGAAGCTGGCTGATCGCGGGGTCAAGGTCTCGATCGGGGCGCATGGCCAGCAGGCCGGGATCGCGGCCCACTGGGAACTGTGGAGCTTCGTGCGGGGGGGGATGACCCCGGTCGAGGCACTGCGCGCCGGCACGATCGAGTCCGCCCGCTCGCTCGGCATGGATCGTGACGTAGGCAGTATCGAGCCGGGCAAGCTGGCGGATCTGGTGGTGCTCTCGGCCGATCCGTCGGCCGATATTGCCAACAGCGACGACATCGAGCGGGTGATGATCGGCGGGCGGCTGTACGACGCCAGAACGCTGAACGAGGTCGAAACCGGCACGGCCACACGTCAGCCCTATTGGTGGGAGTGA